A genome region from Paramisgurnus dabryanus chromosome 12, PD_genome_1.1, whole genome shotgun sequence includes the following:
- the stx11b.2 gene encoding syntaxin-11b.2 has translation MRDRLDHLQAVSVSNGTEGEHEDAQDLHSEKTDPAQDSSTNPDLEFVFDEAQEARREIQLIRLEVKNLREQNSRIFTEAMCLGTPNASDSNAIAADIKTRGQEMLANLRKMDSHAKELEEEYGVNSPVARIARAQYTSVSNAFRDAMVEYNDAEMNHRESCKAYIQRQMEIVGRDVTGDQIEEMLENGQWNVFSENMLSEGKTARSALIQIESRHTELLQLERRIKSIHEVFMDMAMLVEEQRSVTDCIHTNVQSTEVEVKNILVKLERAKRHDRSNPFKKMFFWKR, from the coding sequence aTGAGGGACAGACTTGACCACCTTCAGGCAGTATCAGTGTCCAATGGGACAGAAGGGGAACATGAAGATGCCCAAGATCTCCATTCAGAAAAAACAGACCCTGCTCAGGACTCCAGCACCAACCCTGATTTGGAGTTTGTCTTCGATGAAGCACAAGAAGCTCGGCGTGAGATTCAACTGATTCGTTTGGAAGTGAAGAATCTAAGGGAGCAAAACTCACGTATCTTTACAGAGGCTATGTGCTTGGGTACCCCTAATGCCAGTGACTCTAATGCTATCGCGGCTGACATCAAGACCCGCGGACAGGAGATGCTTGCAAACCTTCGCAAGATGGATTCCCATGCCAAAGAGTTAGAGGAAGAGTATGGTGTTAATTCACCTGTGGCAAGAATCGCCCGAGCCCAGTATACAAGTGTAAGCAACGCTTTCCGCGATGCCATGGTGGAGTACAATGATGCAGAGATGAACCACAGGGAGTCCTGCAAGGCGTACATTCAACGGCAGATGGAGATTGTGGGACGAGATGTCACGGGTGACCAGATCGAAGAGATGCTGGAGAATGGCCAGTGGAATGTGTTTAGTGAGAACATGCTTTCAGAAGGAAAAACGGCACGGTCGGCACTCATTCAGATTGAGAGCAGACATACAGAACTGTTACAGCTGGAAAGACGCATTAAAAGCATTCATGAAGTTTTTATGGACATGGCCATGCTAGTAGAAGAACAGAGGTCAGTGACAGACTGCATTCACACCAACGTGCAGTCGACTGAGGTGGAGGTCAAGAACATCCTTGTGAAGCTTGAGAGAGCCAAGAGACATGATAGGAGCAATccatttaagaaaatgtttttctggaAACGGTGA
- the stx11b.1 gene encoding syntaxin-11b.1, which translates to MRDRLDHLQNISESSSHVDEMELDSFSNVDLEEDFPQQAVIFDRSDKMDTVLDQAQETRREIHLIRLEVKRLKDQNTRILSEPTRTTHVKHDANVIVDGIKTRGEDILSRLQKMDAHAKELEEEHGVNSAVARVARTQYATLSNNFRDAMTEYNDAEMSHKENCKLHIQRQMEIVGRDVSGEQIEEMLENGQWNIFTDNVISEGKTARSALNQIESRHRDLLELEGRLQSLHEVFLDVAMLVEEQGPMTDYILNNVQKTDAMIGEVLMKLGQAKRHDNNNPFKRMFCGCFPCAKN; encoded by the coding sequence ATGAGGGACAGATTGGATCATCTGCAGAACATCTCAGAGTCCAGCAGTCATGTGGACGAGATGGAATTGGATTCTTTCAGCAATGTGGACCTGGAAGAAGATTTCCCCCAGCAGGCtgtcatttttgacagaagCGATAAGATGGATACTGTGCTGGATCAGGCTCAAGAAACCAGGCGTGAGATTCATCTCATCCGCCTTGAGGTTAAGCGTTTAAAGGATCAAAACACACGAATTCTTAGCGAACCAACTCGTACGACTCACGTAAAGCATGATGCCAACGTCATCGTTGATGGCATCAAGACCCGTGGAGAAGACATTCTATCCCGCCTTCAGAAAATGGATGCCCATGCCAAAGAGCTTGAAGAGGAACATGGCGTGAACTCTGCTGTTGCGAGAGTCGCCCGGACGCAGTACGCCACCCTGAGCAACAACTTTCGTGATGCAATGACAGAATACAACGATGCAGAGATGAGCCATAAGGAGAACTGCAAGCTTCACATTCAGCGACAAATGGAGATTGTGGGAAGAGATGTTTCAGGTGAGCAGATTGAGGAGATGCTGGAGAATGGTCAGTGGAATATCTTCACCGATAATGTTATCTCAGAGGGTAAGACGGCTCGTTCTGCACTCAACCAGATTGAAAGTAGACATCGGGACCTGCTGGAGTTAGAAGGTCGACTCCAGAGTCTACATGAAGTCTTTCTGGATGTGGCTATGCTTGTGGAAGAACAAGGACCCATGACAGACTATATATTAAACAATGTTCAGAAAACTGATGCTATGATTGGTGAAGTCCTTATGAAACTGGGACAAGCCAAGAGACACGACAATAACAACCCATTCAAGAGAATGTTCTGTGGATGCTTTCCATGTGCAAAAAACTGA